The Daphnia pulex isolate KAP4 chromosome 3, ASM2113471v1 genome includes a region encoding these proteins:
- the LOC124191355 gene encoding uncharacterized protein LOC124191355: MEHVFFYFYCLINVILQLHDVKGCNVTLWPRVRFQHRFGAGPCFFRLPNRPPAGGGDQQQHWWIEIAFSSFQMGRSFLNQSCPTGHLKFVEEMDDQESSSGTFCGRLSGDSQTYLTRAKSLTLYAHPVSEPDHFNAYFDVLSAEALRKRYPEMLRANSLTPDSDGGGGHQCDVLIRNCPNVCRLSSPLYPVSAYPRNVTCRYRVLFDRDDWQVVLGGQPGDRYDLGLHHPHQQQHCSHHADRLIIHEKLAGHQQYQQVAKFCGRGNFPKIIAQSGQVMVELITSPSGFFHQGFRLSVSHQRRKRSDHHSIISPCYHSITAVGGGGQFYQQGSVVSPRHWFPRHVDCTWTLTSARIWLEIHSKSNNKLSSSWTTTSHNNATCFHRLQLHRTSSDPAEQMTICESNSSSSAGQQQLQTSTPTLLVRDRVQLRFTSLRGSMTGSEMDFSLFYMLLPEEVAAVAETLCDRILEDSNGTIDLIGDRLLLMRHRQLKCRYRFQAPDGGDDYRIRIVIRQMVFDPIRQCEPGRDDDECSRMDSDRQDFDWLLVSDRDLLHCFCQSSNSQEPIVVESASNRLDVQLDLKHIYDQSYKDPDIYRFQIDYSWIEDSGCGNPIEDDQGGMIRWTADPSSASSTHLLPWRSNQSCTWLIEVPDNDRILLKINTDQLGDSADNCHVSLGYHGRQNDSSRHHQHQHGQQQQRRRLRQAVAMDNRTGQFCSMNAEFISPFGLRYLHVQLETANNPRARFLLKWNVLFSSSAPESSSAVDEGQIGAAAGAGANGSSSILSLFPCPDSNWSIPESLVCDGRINCPQQSLFGSLLDEESCTSRNSSYYQDYYYPWVMVLVVSFGFSVMISLASVSSHVRKWREVKTSITSSSSAVE; this comes from the exons atggagcacgtcttcttttatttctactgTCTCATCAACGTCATTCTGCAATTACACGACGTCAAAG GTTGCAACGTGACCCTGTGGCCGCGGGTGCGTTTCCAGCATCGCTTCGGGGCCGGCCCTTGCTTCTTCCGCTTGCCCAACCGGCCTCCTGCTGGCGGTggcgaccagcagcagcactggtGGATCGAAATCGCCTTCAGCTCCTTCCAAATGGGCCGATCATTCCTCAATCAAAGTTGCCCCACCGGCCACTTGAAA TTTGTCGAAGAAATGGACGATCAGGAAAGTTCTTCCGGAACTTTTTGCGGGCGGCTGAGCGGAGATTCGCAAACTTATCTGACCCGGGCCAAGAGTTTGACCCTTTACGCCCATCCCGTTTCGGAGCCGGACCACTTTAACGCCTATTTCGACGTCCTGTCGGCGGAAGCGCTGCGGAAGCGCTACCCGGAGATGCTGAGAGCCAACAGCCTGACGCCGGATTCCGACGGCGGAGGCGGCCACCAGTGCGACGTTCTGATCCGCAACTGCCCGAACGTTTGCCGATTGTCGTCGCCGCTCTATCCGGTCAGCGCCTATCCGCGCAACGTCACCTGCCGCTATCGCGTCCTTTTCGACCGTGACGACTGGCAGGTCGTCCTGGGCGGTCAGCCGGGCGATCGCTACGACCTGGGACTCCATCATccgcaccagcagcagcactgcaGCCACCACGCCGATCGATTGATCATTCACGAGAAATTAGCCGGACACCAGCAGTACCAACAGGTGGCCAAATTTTGCGGGCGCGGAAATTTtccaaag ATCATTGCTCAGAGTGGTCAAGTCATGGTGGAACTGATCACTTCACCGTCGGGGTTCTTCCATCAGGGATTCCGGTTGAGTGTGAGCCACCAACGGCGGAAGCGGTCGGATCATCACAGCATCATCTCTCCGTGTTATCATTCCATCACGGCCGTGGGCGGAGGCGGACAGTTTTATCAGCAGGGATCCGTCGTGTCACCGCGTCACTGGTTCCCTCGCCACGTCGATTGCACCTGGACGCTCACGTCCGCCCGCATTTGGCTGGAAATCCATTCGAAAAGCAATAACAAGTTGTCCAGCAGCTGGACGACGACCAGTCACAACAACGCCACTTGCTTCCATCGCTTGCAACTGCACCGGACGTCGTCCGATCCGGCCGAGCAGATGACCATCTGCGAGTccaactcgtcgtcgtcggccggccagcagcagctgcagacGTCCACTCCGACGCTCCTGGTCCGCGATCGCGTCCAGTTGAGGTTCACCAGTCTGCGAGGATCCATGACTGGATCGGAGATGGATTTCAGTCTGTTCTACATGCTCCTGCCGGAAGAAGTTGCGGCGGTGGCCGAGACTTTGTGCGACAGGATCCTGGAGGATTCCAACGGGACGATCGACTTGATCGGCGATCGGCTCCTTCTGATGCGCCACAGGCAGCTCAAGTGTCGCTACCGGTTCCAGGCTCCTGACGGCGGTGACGATTACCGCATCCGCATCGTCATCCGGCAGATGGTGTTCGACCCGATCCGCCAGTGTGAGCCCggaagagacgacgacgagtgtTCCAGGATGGATTCGGATCGCCAGGACTTTGACTGGCTCCTGGTGTCCGATCGCGACCTGCTCCACTGTTTCTGCCAGTCCAGCAACAGCCAGGAGCCGATCGTGGTGGAGAGTGCTTCGAATCGGCTGGACGTCCAGCTGGATTTGAAACACATCTACGACCAGTCGTACAAGGATCCCGACATTTACCGCTTCCAGATCGATTACAGCTGGATCGAGGACAGCGGATGCGGTAACCCGATCGAGGACGATCAGGGCGGAATGATCCGCTGGACGGCCGATCCCAGCAGCGCCAGCAGCACTCATCTCCTTCCCTGGCGGAGTAATCAATCTTGCACCTGGCTGATTGAGGTGCCGGACAACGATCGGATCCTCCTGAAAATCAATACCGACCAACTGGGAGATTCGGCCGATAATTGTCACGTGTCGCTGGGCTACCACGGCCGTCAAAACGACAGTAGCCGACACCATCAACACCAacatggccagcagcagcagcgacgacgTCTCCGCCAGGCGGTGGCCATGGACAACAGGACGGGCCAATTTTGTTCCATGAACGCCGAGTTCATTAGTCCATTCGGCCTGCGCTACCTGCACGTCCAACTGGAGACGGCCAATAATCCCAGGGCTCGTTTCCTGCTCAAGTGGAACGTCCTCTTCAGCAGTAGCGCTCCTGAATCATCTTCAGCCGTCGATGAGGGACAAATAGGAGCAGCAGCCGGAGCAGGTgccaacggcagcagcagcatcttgTCATTATTCCCGTGTCCGGACAGTAACTGGTCAATCCCTGAGAGTCTCGTCTGCGACGGCCGGATCAACTGCCCCCAGCAGAGCCTCTTTGGCTCCTTACTGGACGAGGAGTCGTGCACGAGCAGGAACAGCAGCTACTACCAGGATTATTACTACCCGTGGGTCATGGTGTTGGTGGTGAGTTTCGGGTTCAGCGTCATGATTTCACTGGCCAGCGTCTCCTCTCACGTCCGCAAGTGGAGGGAAGTCAAGACGTCCatcacctcctcctcctcagctgttgaatga